A stretch of Brassica napus cultivar Da-Ae chromosome C6, Da-Ae, whole genome shotgun sequence DNA encodes these proteins:
- the LOC125588889 gene encoding S-protein homolog 5-like — MALFDKSHSIFMVMISFYSLYTIFSSVLDVSNAVQETSTSGSAGVDGFWPLAPKHVIINNTVQSKQTLNVHCKSSEDDLGLIHIPWNQTWGFKFHVNVFKTTKFRCHFTWGIGESHEFNIFTVARDDDNFGDYEVCKVCIWEVGRDNKGKAMCRVNRDELNHPVCFPWDDKAIL, encoded by the coding sequence ATGGCTCTCTTTGATAAGTCGCATAGCATTTTCATGGTTATGATCTCATTTTATAGTCTTTATACTATTTTTTCATCAGTGTTAGATGTCTCAAATGCTGTGCAGGAAACATCAACATCAGGATCTGCAGGCGTTGACGGCTTCTGGCCTCTAGCACCAAAGCATGTCATAATCAACAACACTGTACAGAGCAAGCAAACTCTGAATGTACATTGCAAATCTAGTGAAGATGACTTGGGGTTGATCCATATCCCTTGGAACCAAACATGGGGTTTCAAATTTCATGTTAACGTTTTCAAAACTACGAAGTTTAGATGCCACTTTACGTGGGGTATAGGCGAATCTCacgaatttaatatatttacggTAGCAAGAGACGACGACAATTTTGGAGATTATGAAGTCTGTAAAGTATGTATTTGGGAGGTGGGAAGAGACAATAAAGGGAAAGCTATGTGTCGAGTAAATCGAGATGAATTGAATCATCCTGTTTGTTTCCCTTGGGACGATAAAGCTATtttgtga